The window GTTTAttcctacctcatagagttatgcaataacaacaaagaatgtTCCCCACCCACTTCTCTCCAAACCTCACCTCATCAAGATGAGGGGTTCCTCCTGTCAAGGCACTGATGTCACTGAAGTGTGTGAGGGAATGAAGTTGGGAACTCATAGCATGTGCTCGTTTGCGCCgtcctttttctctcttgctGACACTCAAACGTACCATCATGCTCTCCTCATAATTGATCCTGCCAGAGGAACACATCATAAGCCAAATACAACGTATTCAGCAGGCTCCATGGTACCCTCCAGTTACAAAAAGTGAGGGTGAATTTCCTCTTGTCATCTCTTGACTAAACATTTCCTCAGAATTCCCATAGTAAGCCAgccaacaaacaataaataccaAGCCTTTGAACCCACCTAGAAATCAACTTACTAGATAGAGATAGCCTACTAGAACAGCTGTTAGGAGATTCTGCTGGGcagcttttcttttctatttttattattacagaAATTAACTACGTCCTGTATTTATCCTTATTGAGAACCAAAGCTTACTTCTCATGGGGTCTAAGTTACCACCTAAGCAATCACTCAgtagcatttattagacactttAAATGTGCCAGGTCTTGAGGCAAATGAGTCCATCTGTATCCAAGGCTcactcagatttttttctgttccctAAATTTATCAAGCATTCTCTAAACTACGAGGAACTGCTTCTGCTCTTTGCCATTAATGTGGAAAGCTCCAGCAGTGGGTAAATCAGAGTCCAACATAAAgacattctccttcctcctcccaccaaagTCTACAATTTATTCCAATATGTTACTTTTCAATCCCCGGAAGTTCGCTCACTATTGTGCCGAGCTTTCCTATCCTTCACTCTAGGAAGCTGCTACCTCAGGTTTTTCTCCTGCTCTCTGTGGTAGATACTGTCTTTCTTCCAGTCTCATTAACAGTCTTCATCCAATACCCTGATGCAGCCCTACATAAAGCAAACATATTTCTCTTGGTGACATGATGCAGACCTGTGCTGATCCTCCTGGCTCTGGCGAGTGGCATGGGGGTGCCGGGAATCACGGATCTCTTCAGGGGCATCAGAGTATTGCTCCTTGAGCTCACGAATGACAGAGCTGCTCAAGGCCCTCTTCTTGGCTCGTTCCAGAAGTTTCTTTTCACGCTCAGCTTCCGTTTCATCTGTGGAGCAAAACAAGCAAGTATTACCACAAAacagagaagaagggaaaagaaaaccatAAGTTGAAAGGAAAAGGCAATAGTGAAGTATACCATAATGCACTGGAACCAAACGAGGCGGGATGTATTTCTTGGGTGCTCCCTTTGTGGTCTTTCCTGAAACCCCAGACTGTCCTTCCTCAGTTTCTTGGTCATCGTCATCCTCAGAACTCAACTACACAAGGAACACACAATGTTCTAAACCAGAGGCATCAAACACCAGCCCAGGGCCATCACCCAACAGTCTCCGGTGTGGCCTGTcccagactaaaatgtaattaggtaatatttaataaaataaataaaaatacaatagaacatagataatattgtcatgtggttttctaggtcaatatgcATGCAGCCTCTAGGGATACATGTGTTTCTATGTGAGTTTTATACCACTGTTCTAAATCAATTTAGGGACAATATTGGGAGAATAGATTAGAAAAGGAACACTACAAGTTATGATTAAGGAAGAGCAGATAAAAACACAGAGAGTAAATGAAGCTTGAGAATTCCATAATCTTATAATGAGAGGCTTACAAAAGACCAAGAAACTCCTGGGATGTGAATTTATAGTCCCTTTACCTTGCTTATCATATTGCTGGGACGAGGTTTAAATCGAAGTGGGTCATTTTCACCTGGAAAGAGAAAGTCCAACGAGCAAATATTAGTTATCAGGTAAATTCCTGGTTAAGGGACAATAAGGCTCACCCTTGTCCCCTACTTACTGAGGCTGCCTGTCACTGCTGTTCTCACCAATTTGTCTATTTGATATTTGAGTTTTTGATCCAAAGGACGCAGCTTTTCTAAAACCTacaaaagatcataggatcatagatctggagctcgAAGGAGCCTCAGAGACAgtttagtccaattccctcattttacagatgaaggaactgaggctgagaagcggcaggcctaaggtcacacacatcatgacagaggcaagatttacACTTAGTTCCTGGGATTAGAGACCCAGCGTTCTTTCTGCCATACTGTGTTGTGACCAGATGAAGCATCAAAAAAGAAGTGGGGCAGAAGTGTGCTCTTCTTCCTTTGGCTCCCTTTCCTGGGCACTGGTACCAGGCACAGTGTGGCTGGATGGCAGGGACCTGCTGCCACACACCATATCAGGGTTCCATACCGTTCGAATCTCCACCAGTCTCAGGACTGAAGGATGTTCCTGAAGTGAACTTCCAGAAGCCTTGTCCAGGATGAGGTAGCTCAGGTCCATAAGGTACATGAGTAACAACTGGTCTTTCACCTCCAATAAGCTAAGGCCCTGAGGTGGGAATAATTAAGAGAAACATACCCAGCTATAGcttctgaagaagaaaagagcataaaggggaaaagaggacagACTTGTTCCAAGTTGaggcccctcccccaaatcatgACATCTGTTAGCCCCAAGGCTAAGGGATGGCTACATCTAACACAATGCTGGGGATACCTGAGAAAACTGACCAAAGGGAGCCAGCATGGTATAAGAGAAGCAAAACAAGATGGGAGAAATAAATGTAAACTCCAAAAACGTAGCAGGGAACAGGGACAGAAAAAAACAAGACTGGATTAAGGTAAGGTCAATCAGGAAGCATTAGTAatagaaagaataaggaaaataaaggcaCCAActagaatcaactaaaaaggttgaagaaaaaaaaaaaaaacccaaaacaccacCAGCTACTAGCAAGACAACTCTGACTCCCACAACCCACTAAGGTTATAATCCACTGACCTCAACAAGTCCTGCTATAGTCAGGCATGATCTCACTCTCCCTCTAATTCCTGAATTACTTATTGTGTACTGTACTAATGCAGTACTTTTCATATGCTGCTTTGTATTGTAGCCATTTTTACATGTCTTCAGTTCCCCAACTAAATGTAAACACTGGAAGCCTGGGACAGTAGCATGAGACAGTAGATACTATGTATCTTGAATAGCCCTGAGCAAAGTACATATCCATATATTAGGTATACAATCAATATTTGCTGAATAAATAATATAGACAGCTAAGATTTACATTAGTAACTCAGTTTAAGAAATATGGTGAAACAAACCAAGTCAAGGTAGCATGGTCTTATGGGCTGTGGTAGGTGCCATAAGCAAAAACTCAACAAACAAACTGGCCAGGAACTTGCTCAAATAAGGTTTCAAGCAGAGAGAAAAATGGCATAGGAAAAGccagaaaaataactaaaaaatgagaaagaacaggaaatgaaaagagaaaagtaaatgaaGAAGTCAGACCTCTCCCAAAGAGCACAGtaagcaacaaacatttcagGAATCCCTATTCCCCAGCAGCACTTACTTTGTCTGTAGAATAGGCGCCCGCCCGAACTTTCTTTGTCAGAGCTTGAACTTGCGAAGTTACAGCCACCACCTGAGAAAAGACCAAATAAGATAGGGAAAAACATCAATAAGCAGCTGTGGGGTTGACTAAAAGGGGCTAGAAAATACTccttggggggtggctaggtggcacagtggataaagcaccggccctggattcaggagtacctgagttcaaatccgacctcagacacttgacacttactagctgtgtgaccctgggcaagtcacttaacccccattgccctgcaaaaaaaaaaaaagaaaaaagaaaatactcctTGAAGTACTGTATGCTTCTTGACCCACAAACATCCCAAGGGAGAGACAATCTCAGAGGGGTATTAGTGGATAGAGAAAATTTTTGGTTTAGTAAGAAAAATCTTATCCTTAAAGGATAGAAACTTTACTACAGTGTTACAAAAAAATTGTGGCAAAAATTAGATCACAGGTGCCGTGATAATAGTTCCCATTCACATAGTACTTTGTAATTCATAAGCCACTGTTCAgtgctcttagcacagtgccaagaaCAAGGTAGGCACAGCCTACTAATTTGCTTTACTCACAGCTCAcccatgaggtaggtagtataaaaattttaatttctatctcgcagatgaggaaaagactcttaagagattaaatgattagCAAATACTGAGacctgaagccaggtcttct is drawn from Dromiciops gliroides isolate mDroGli1 chromosome 2, mDroGli1.pri, whole genome shotgun sequence and contains these coding sequences:
- the NGDN gene encoding neuroguidin; the protein is MAAPEVLESDLPLALSLLNNLQEQVVAVTSQVQALTKKVRAGAYSTDKGLSLLEVKDQLLLMYLMDLSYLILDKASGSSLQEHPSVLRLVEIRTVLEKLRPLDQKLKYQIDKLVRTAVTGSLSENDPLRFKPRPSNMISKLSSEDDDDQETEEGQSGVSGKTTKGAPKKYIPPRLVPVHYDETEAEREKKLLERAKKRALSSSVIRELKEQYSDAPEEIRDSRHPHATRQSQEDQHRINYEESMMVRLSVSKREKGRRKRAHAMSSQLHSLTHFSDISALTGGTPHLDEDQNPIKKRRKVSKKGRKKKGFRRRR